TACGACGAATCGCTGCGGCTCCTGGCGCGCCGCGGGTTTCCGGTGCCCCTCTCGCATGTGGAGCGCGACTGGACCCAGCCCTATGCCGTCAGCGACGAGGTCGAGCAGGTGTGGCTCACCGTGTACCGCGATCCGAACAAGCATTGGGACCTGTACCAGCTCGGCGAGGAGCTGACCGACCTGGAAGACGCCTTCCGGCTCTGGCGCTTCCGCCACGTGACCACCGTGGAGCGTGTCATCGGCTTCAAGCGCGGCACCGGCGGCACCAGCGGCGTCGGCTATCTGCGCAAGATGCTCGACGTGGTGCTGTTCCCCGAGATCTGGAAGCTGCGCACCGACCTCTGAAGCCATGCTGCTGCGCCACGCGCCTGCCGGACCGCTGGGCTGCCTCGTCGACAGCCTCTGGTACAGCGAGCGCGGCGCGCTGCCGCACACGCGCGAGCGAAGCCTTCCCACCGGCTGCGCGGACATCGTCGTGCCGCTGCTGCAAGACCACGTGCTGCGCTACGACAGCGAGCGCGACCTCGTCGCGCGTCGTCTTCACGGGGCCATCGTGCAGGGTGCCGGCGACCGCTACTTCGTGCGCGGCACCGGGGGCGCGTCGGTCGTCGTCGGCGTGCACTTCAAGCCGGGGGGCGCCGCCGCTTTCTTCGGCGGCGCATTGCCGGCGCTGCGCAATCGCGCCGAAATGCTCGAAGACCTGTGGGGCGCGTCGGCACGCGAGCTGCGCGAGCGTCTGCAAGCCGCCGCCTCGCCGCATCATGCGCTGCGGGTGCTTGCGCGGCACCTGATGCAGCGCCTGGCCGATGCACCGGCGCCAGATCGGCTGGCCGCGTTCGCGATCGACGCTTTCGGCCGGGATCCGGCGCGAGCACGGGTGCAGGCGGTGCAACAGCGCAGCGGGTGCACGCCGGCGCAGTTCATCCGCCGCTTCGAGCAGGCGGTGGGAATCACGCCGAAGCGCTATGCGCGCGTGCTGCGGCTCGGCGCCCTGCTGCCGGCGATTGCGCGCTGCGGACCGCGCGACTGGGCGCAGCTCGCCGCCGGCGCCGGCTACTTCGATCAATCCCACCTCATCCGCGAATTCCGCGAGCTGGCCGGCGTGACGCCCGGCAAGTACTCGCCTGTGCAGCCCGACCAGCCGACGCACGTGGCGCTGGCTCGCTGAAAAAATCTCCAAGACGCCGCGTCTCGCGGCGCCTAGGCTGCGATCCGTGCGGCGCGCTGCCGCTCAAAGGAGACACCATGAGCGAGATCCACGAAGTCTTCCCCTACCTGATGGTGCGCGACGCCAAGGCCGCCATCGCGTTCTACCAGCAGGCCTTCGGCGCCACCGAGCTGTTCCGCCTCGTCGAGCCGTCGGGCCGCATCGGCCACGTCGAGCTGCAGCTCGGGCCGGCCGTGCTGATGCTGGCCGACGAATTCCCCGAGTACGGCATGGTCGGGCCGCAGGGCGACCAGTTCACGGGTTGCACCATCCATCTCCACGTCGACAACGCCGACGCGATGGCCGACCGTGCGGCGGCCGCCGGCGCCACGATGCTGATGCCGCCCACGGACCAGTTCTACGGCGAGCGCTCGTGCCGGCTGCGCGATCCCTTTGGCCACACCTGGCTGCTCGGCCATTCGATCGAGAAGCTGGACCCCGAGGAAATGCAGCGTCGTTACACGGCCATGCTGAGCGGCTGAGCCGAAGACCTGTCGTCGCTGTGGCGATTGCGGGCGGGACACGTCGGCTGGCGCATCATTTCTCACTTTTCTCGGCGGCTTCGGAGAACAAGCGTGCGCAGCGACGGCAGGCCATCGGCGATTCGAGAAGTGTCCAGCACCCTGCGGGTGCGCGGCGCCGCGCAGGCGATCGATTTCTACGTGGACGCCTTCGGAGCGGTCGAGCGCTTTCGACTCGTCGAGCCGTCGGGACGCATCGGCCATGCCGAGCTGCAGTTCGGACCGTCGGTGCTGGTGCTGTCGGAGGAGTTCCCCGAATACGGCTTGTTCGGACCCACCGGCGGAAAGGACGGCGGCTCGGCCATTCACCTGCAGGTCGACAACGCCGATGCCGTGAGCAAGCGGGCGGTCGCGGCGGGAGCGCAGCTCCTCAGTGCGTGCGCCGACCAGTTCCACGGCGAACGATCGTGCCGCGTCCGCGACCCCTTCGGCCACATCTGGCTCATCGGGCACACGATCGAGGAGCTGTCGCCCGACGAGATGCAGGCGCGCTACACGAAGCTGATGAGGGCTTAGGCGCCTCAATCCCCCGCAAACGCCAGCACCGCACGCGCCGAACCTCCGGCCCCCACGCTCACGTCCCTGGTCAGGACGCGCCCGCTCAGCGTCGCCTGCACCTGGTAGTCGCCGGGAGGCACACGCACCAGCATGAAGGGCCCTTCGGCACGCGCCGACAGCACGGGGTTGCCCGAGCGCGTCGTCACCACCACCTGCGCGCCCGAGGTGTATTCGCCGCGTCCGCTGCTGGTGCGCAACACCTCGATGGCCAGCGGGTACGAGGGCATCGCCTGCTTGAAGACCGTCGCCTGCTCATCGCCCACGCCGCCCGTCACGAAGGCGATGTCGCCGATGCGCTGCTCGGGCGGCAAGGCGCCCTGCGCGAGGGCCGCGCAGGACACAAACGCTGCCGTGACCGAAAGAAGTGTCAACGTCTGTGTCCTCATCGCACACCTCACCCCAGGTTGACCGGCACGAAGATCTTTTCGCCGTCGCGCTGCACCAGCAGCGCGACGCTCTTCGGCTTGCCTTGCAGCACGCTCTTCACCTGGTCCACCGACGTCACCGGCTTGCCGTTGACCGACAGCAGCACGTCGCCCGGCTCGATGCCGGCACGCGCCGCCGGGCCTGCCGCGTTCTCGACCAGCAGGCCCTGGTCGACCTTGGCCAGCTGCCGTTCCTCGCGGGTCAGCGGACGCAGCGCCAGGCCGAGCTGACCACCCGGCGCCGCACTGTCTGCTTCAGCAATCGGCTTGCCCGGATCCTCGGCCGCCCCGAGCTTGACCTCGATGTCCTGCCAGTTGCGATCGCGCCAGACCTTGAGCTTGACCTTCTCGCCCGGCGACGACATGCCGATCACGGACGACAGCTCACCGGAACGCGCGATCGGCTGGCCGTTGACCTGAGCGATCACGTCGCCCGCCTTCAGGCCCGCCTTCTCGGCGGCGCTGTTGGGCGCCACGTTGGCCACCAGCGCGCCATCCGGCCGAGGCAGGCCGAACGACTGCGCAAGCGTCTGGTTGAGCTCCTGCACCGACACGCCCAGACGGGCATGCGATGCCTTGCCGGTCTTGACGATCTGGTCCTTGACCTTCAGGGCCACGTCGATCGGAATCGCGAAGGCCAGGCCCATGTAGCCGCCCGACTGCGAATAGATCTGCGCGTTGATGCCGACCACCGAACCGCTGCCATCGAACAGCGGGCCGCCCGAGTTGCCCGGGTTCACCGCGGCGTCGGTCTGGATGAACGGCACCACCGCGTCGCCGGGCAGGGAACGGCCCTTGGCGCTGACGATGCCCTGGGTCGCGGTCTGCTCGAAGCCGAACGGCGAGCCGATCGCGAGCACCGGGTCGCCGACTTCCAGCTGCTGCGGATTGCCCAGGCGCACCACCGGCAGGTCCTTGGCGTCGATCTTCAGCACCGCGATGTCGGTGGCCGTGTCCGAGCCCAGCACCTTCGCGGAGAACTCTCGCCGGTCGGTCAGCTTGACGGTGACTTCCTTGGCGCCGCGAACGACGTGGGCATTGGTCAGGATGAGGCCATCGGCGCTGATGATGAAGCCCGAGCCCTGGCCGCGGAACGGCACTGACGGATTGCCGCGCCCGCGCTGCCCGAAACCCGGCAGCCCGCGGAAGAACTGGAAGAAGGGATCGTTCTCGGCTCCCGGCGGCAGGCCGCCCTGGTCCTCCGCGCTCGCCTTGGTCATGCCTTCGACCGTGACGCCCACAACGGCCGGTCCGGCCTGCTTGACGATGGCGCGGTAGTTGGGCGTCGCGGGCGCCGACAGCATCGGCACCGGCGCCGCCGGCACCACGGCCGGCGCGGCCGGCGCCGGCGCGGTGGCGGTGCTCGGCGCCACCGGCGCGGTGCCCACCTGCTCGTTCTTGTCTTCGCCCTTGAGCCAGCCCGGCAGCTTCAGGCTGAATGCATCGGCCGTGCCGGCGAGAACGCCGCCGGCGACCAGCGCCGCCATCAGTGCTTTCAGTTTCATGACCTCTCCTTCGTCGCAATGCGTGCGGAAACATTCCGCGTTGGCGCTGACGATAGGGACGGTCGGTTAGGCCTGGATTAGCCTTCGATTAGGCGAGCGTTAAGGGAAAGGAGACGCTGACGCGCAATCCGCCCAGGGGCGAGGTCGCCAGCAGCACCTGGGCGCCGTGCATGGCCGCTACGCTCTTCACGATGGCCAGCCCCAGGCCGGTGCCGTGCTCTTCGCGGCTGGCGCCCCGGAAGAAGCGGTCGAACACACGCTCGCGCTCGTGCGGCGGGATGCCGGGCCCGGCGTCGTCCACCTGCAGCTGCGCCGCGCCGTCGTCGCGGCTCACACGCACCTCGACACGCGACCCGCCGGGGCCGTAGCGCACCGCGTTGTCCACGAGGTTGCGCGCCATCGCCGCGAGCGCGGTGCGGTCGCCGCGCAGGCAGACCGGGTCGTCGGCGAACAGCTCGACGTCGACCTGCCGGGACAAGGCGAAGGGCACCGTGTCGGCCACCGCTTCGCGCACCACCTCGCTGAGGTCGAGCGGCTCCTGCGGGGCCGGCGGCGCGCCCGGCTCGCTGCGTGCCAGCGCAAGCAGCTGCTCGACCAGCCGAGCGGCGCGCTCGATGCCGGCGCTCAGCGACTCGACGGCCGCCGCGCGCGCAGCGCCGTCCGGCGCCCGCTTCAGCATCTCGAGCTGCAGCTTGAGGGCGGTCAGCGGCGAGCGCAGCTCGTGCGCCGCGTCGGAGACGAACGCGCGCTGCGTGTCGCGCGCCTGGGCCAGGCGCTGCAGCAGCGCGTTGAGCGCCTCGACCAGCGGCGCCACCTCTTCGGGCTGGCCGTGGCTGTGCAGCGGCGCCAGCGACTGCGCATCGCGCCGGCGCACGTCGGCCGCCACCGCGCGCAGGGGAGCCAGCGTCAGCGCCGCGAGCCACCACACCACGAGCGCCATCACCGGGGCGATGAGCAGCAGCGGCGTCACGCTGCGCAGCGCCGCATTGGCGGCCAGGCGTTCACGGATCTGCAGCGGCTGGGCGACCTGTATGACGCGCTCGGGCGTGGCGACGCTGAAGGTGCGCCAGACCTGGCTGCCCACGGCCACGTCGGCGAAGCCCAGCAGCGCGCGCGCCGGCAGGTCGCTGTGGGGGCGCGAGGCATAGATGCTGCGCCCGTCGACGGTCCAGATCTGGATCACGAAGTCCAGCTGCTCGTCTGCGAAGGCGCGCGCCTGGTCGGGCGCGATCTCGCCCTGGTCCCGCAGCGACAGCGCCATCTGCCGCAGCTGGTAATCGAACAGCGACTCGGTCTCGGTCAGCACGCTGCGGTAGGCGAGCGCGCCCATGATGACGGCGGCGAGCGCGAGCAGCAGCAGAAGAGCGACGAGCAGGCGGACGCGCAGCGAATTCATGTGGCCGCGGGCCCGACGAAATACCCCACGCCGCGCACGTTGCGGATGAAGTCGGCCCCCAGCTTGCGGCGCAGCTGATGGATGTAAACCGAGACGGCGTTGCTCTCGATCTCCTCGCCCCAGCCGTAAAGCCGGTCCTCCAGCTGTGCCCGCGACAGCAGCGCGCCGGGGCGCGCCATCAGCGCTTCCAGCACCGCGAACTCGCGCGATGACAGCAGCACGGGCTGCCCGTCCCTGGTGACCTGCCGTGTCGCGGGGTCGAGCGTCACGCCGCCGTGGCTGAGCACAGGCTGCGCACGGCCGCTGTGGCGCCGCAGCACGGCGCGGATGCGGGCGTTGAGCTCGTTCAACTCGAAGGGCTTCACGAGGTAATCGTCGGCGCCGGCATCGAGGCCGGCGACGCGGTCGCCGACGCCGTCACGCGCGGTCAGCACGATGACCGGCGTGCTGTCGCCGCGTGCGCGCAGCGCGCGCAGCACGTCGAGCCCGTCGCCCTGGGGCAGGCCGAGGTCGAGCAGCACGAGGTCGAAGCGCTCGCTGGCCAGCGTGGCATGCGCAGCGACGGCGTCGCGCACCCAGTCGACCGCGTGGCCTTCGAGGCGCAGCGCAGCCCGCAGGGTGTCGCCGATCATGCGGTCGTCTTCGACGAGGAGCAGGCGCATAGGAGCGCAGCAGCATAGCGCCACCGCCCGCGTGATTCGATTGGTGACAGCGCCGGGACGGATCCCGAGGCAAGGTATCGTGCTCGCTGCTCGTCCCGACCCGCAACGCCATGCCCAAAGTCCTGCGCAACACGCTGCTGTCCGCCCGCGACCTGCTGGTCACTGCCGGCCCTGTCCTCATCGTCGCGCTCCTGCTGCTGGTGCTCGCCTACATCGCGCTGGATCCCACGCCGCCGCGCAAGGTGGTGCTCGCCACGGGTCCCGAACAGGGCGCATACGCCGAATTCGGCAAGCGTTACGCCGCGTCCCTGAAGCAGCACGGCATCGAGGTGGTGCTGCGCCCGACGCAAGGCGCGGGCGAGAACCTGCGGCTGCTGCTCGACCCGGCATCGGGGGTCGACCTCGCCCTGCTCCAGGGCGGCGCGGGCGAGCGCCTGCGCACGCAGGCCGAGGCCGATGCGTTGGCCTCGCTCGGCAGCCTGTTCCACGAGCCGGTGTGGCTGTTCTACCGGCAGGAATCGGCGCAGCGCCTGCTCAAGTCGGACACGCTGGACAGCCTCTCGCAGCTCGTCGGCTGGAAGGTCAACAGCGGCGCGCGCGGCAGCGGCTCGCACAACCTGATGAAGAAGATGCTCGATGCCAACCACATCGATCCAGCCGGCCTCACGCTAGAGCGGCTGGATCAGACGCCGGCCGTGGTAGCGCTGCTGGCAGGCCAGGTCGACGCGGTGGTGTTCGCCTCCGCGCCGGAATCGCTGCTGGTGCAGATGCTGCTGCAGACGCCCGGCATCAAGCTGTTCGACTTCGCGCAGTCCGAGGCCTACTCGAGGCGCTTCACCTTCATGAGCCCGGTGGTGCTGCCGCGAGGCGTCGTCGACCTGGCCAAGGACATCCCGCCGGCCGACGTTCACCTGGTCGCGCCGACCGCATCGCTCGCGGGCAAGCGCGAGACGCATCCGGCGCTGATGCAGCTCTTCGTGCAGGCCGCCAACGCGGTGCACAGCGAAGCCGGCTGGTTCCAGCGCAAGGGCGAATTTCCCAACGCAAGAAACACGGAGTGGCCGTTGTCCAAGGAAGCCGAGCGCTTCTACCGCACCGGGCCGCCCTGGCTGCAGCAGTACCTGCCGTTCTGGCTGGCCAACCTGATCGACCGGATGTGGGTCGCGCTGGTGTCGATCATCGCCATCCTCATTCCGCTGTCGCGCGTGGTGCCCCCGCTGTACGAGTTCCGCATCCGTTCGCGGATCTTCCGCTGGTACGGTCAGCTGCGCGCGGTCGAGAACGCCCAGGGCGACCGTCCTGCCGAGGAGCTGCTGGGCGACCTCGACGCGATCGAGCACAAGGTCGGCCAGGTGACCGTGCCGCTGAGCTACGCCGACGAGCTGTATGCGCTGCGCAGCCACATCAACCTGGTGCGGCGCCGTCTGGAAGGGATGCGCTCGCCGCCGGATCGGCTTGCGCCCGGGCGCGACGAGGAGCTGGCGCCGGCGGCGCCCGCCAGGGCCGAGACCTCGAAAACGACCTGACGCACGCGCCGCCGACTGCGCTCCTAGAATCCGTCGCACCACCCACTCGCCGCACGGCGCCTACCCGGCGCAGCGCGCCGCTTCCGGATCTGCACCATGGACATCCGCACGTCGCCGTTTCGCCTTCGCATCGAGAAAGTCCAGGAGGCGCTGAAAGCGCGCGGATTGGCGGCGCTGCTCGTCCCCTCGTCGGATCCGCACCTGTCCGAGTACCTCCCCGAGCGCTGGCAGGGCCGGCAGTGGTTGTCCGGCTTCACCGGGTCGATGGGCACGCTGGCGATTGCCCGCGACCGCGCCGCGGTGTTCGCCGACAGCCGCTACTGGGTGCAGGCCGAGAAGGAGCTGCGCGACAGCGGCATCGAGCTGGTGAAGATCCCGACCGGCACCGCCACCCATCATGTGCAGTGGCTGGCCGACGTGGCCAAAGCCGGCGAGACGGTCGGCGTCGACGGCGACGTTCTCGGCCTGGCGTCGGCCCATCACCTGCGGACGGCCCTGGAGCGCGCCGGCATCCGGCTCGACACCTCCGTCGACCTGCTGGCCGACGTCTGGCCCGACCGGCCGGCGCTGCCCGCCGCGACGGTGTACGAGCATCGAGAGCCGCAGGCGCCCCTGCCGCGCGCGGCCAAGCTGGCGCAGGTGCGCGAGTCGTTCCTGCGGCAAGGCGCCACGCACCACTTCGTGTCCACCGTCGATGACATCGCGTGGCTGTTCAATCTGCGCGGCTCCGACGTCAGCTACAACCCGGTCTTCCTGGCCCACGCTCTGATCGACGCGCACGGTGCAACCCTGTTCGTCGGCGAGGCCAAGGTCGGCACCGAGCTGCAGGCGCGTCTCGAGGCCGACGGCGTGAAGCTCGCGCCGTACGCGCAGGCGCGGGCGGCGCTGGCCGCGCTGCCGGCCGGCGCGTCGCTGCTGATCGATCCGCGCCGTGTCACCCTCGGCCTGCGGCAAAGCGTGCCCGCGGGCGTGACGCTGATCGAGTCCATCAATCCCAGCACGCTGCTCAAGAGCCGCAAGAGCGAGGCCGAGGCGCGGCACATCCGCGAAGCGATGGCCCAGGACGGCGCCGCGATGTGCGAGTTCTACGCCTGGTTCGAGCAGGCGCTCGGCCGCGAGCGCATCACCGAGCTCACCATCGACGAGAAGCTGTCGGCCGCACGCGCCCGGCGGCCGGGCTTCGTCGGCCTGAGCTTCAGCACCATCGCCGGCTTCAACGCGAACGGCGCGATGCCCCACTACCGGGCGACGCCCGAGTCGCATGCGGTGATCGAAGGGGACGGCCTGCTGCTGATCGACTCGGGCGCACAGTACCTCGGCGGCACGACGGACATCACGCGCGTCTGGCCGATCGGCACGATCACGGCGGCGCATCGGCGCGACTACACGCTGGTGCTGCGCGGCACGATCGCGCTCAGCCGAACGCGCTTCCCGCGCGGCACGCTGTCGCCGATGATCGACGCGATCGCGCGCGTGCCGCTCTGGGAGCAGGGCCTCGACTACGGCCACGGCACCGGTCACGGCGTCGGCTACTTCCTCAACGTGCACGAAGGCCCGCAGAGCATCAGCAAGGTCATCCCGGAGCCGACGATGGCGATGGAGCCGGGCATGATCACCAGCATCGAGCCCGGCCTGTACCGGCCGGGCCAGTGGGGCATCCGCATCGAGAACCTGGTGCTCAACGTGCCGGCCGTCACGCCCGAGAACGG
The Piscinibacter sp. XHJ-5 DNA segment above includes these coding regions:
- a CDS encoding VOC family protein — protein: MSSTLRVRGAAQAIDFYVDAFGAVERFRLVEPSGRIGHAELQFGPSVLVLSEEFPEYGLFGPTGGKDGGSAIHLQVDNADAVSKRAVAAGAQLLSACADQFHGERSCRVRDPFGHIWLIGHTIEELSPDEMQARYTKLMRA
- a CDS encoding VOC family protein; protein product: MSEIHEVFPYLMVRDAKAAIAFYQQAFGATELFRLVEPSGRIGHVELQLGPAVLMLADEFPEYGMVGPQGDQFTGCTIHLHVDNADAMADRAAAAGATMLMPPTDQFYGERSCRLRDPFGHTWLLGHSIEKLDPEEMQRRYTAMLSG
- a CDS encoding AraC family transcriptional regulator: MLLRHAPAGPLGCLVDSLWYSERGALPHTRERSLPTGCADIVVPLLQDHVLRYDSERDLVARRLHGAIVQGAGDRYFVRGTGGASVVVGVHFKPGGAAAFFGGALPALRNRAEMLEDLWGASARELRERLQAAASPHHALRVLARHLMQRLADAPAPDRLAAFAIDAFGRDPARARVQAVQQRSGCTPAQFIRRFEQAVGITPKRYARVLRLGALLPAIARCGPRDWAQLAAGAGYFDQSHLIREFRELAGVTPGKYSPVQPDQPTHVALAR
- a CDS encoding response regulator; the encoded protein is MRLLLVEDDRMIGDTLRAALRLEGHAVDWVRDAVAAHATLASERFDLVLLDLGLPQGDGLDVLRALRARGDSTPVIVLTARDGVGDRVAGLDAGADDYLVKPFELNELNARIRAVLRRHSGRAQPVLSHGGVTLDPATRQVTRDGQPVLLSSREFAVLEALMARPGALLSRAQLEDRLYGWGEEIESNAVSVYIHQLRRKLGADFIRNVRGVGYFVGPAAT
- a CDS encoding TAXI family TRAP transporter solute-binding subunit, with protein sequence MPKVLRNTLLSARDLLVTAGPVLIVALLLLVLAYIALDPTPPRKVVLATGPEQGAYAEFGKRYAASLKQHGIEVVLRPTQGAGENLRLLLDPASGVDLALLQGGAGERLRTQAEADALASLGSLFHEPVWLFYRQESAQRLLKSDTLDSLSQLVGWKVNSGARGSGSHNLMKKMLDANHIDPAGLTLERLDQTPAVVALLAGQVDAVVFASAPESLLVQMLLQTPGIKLFDFAQSEAYSRRFTFMSPVVLPRGVVDLAKDIPPADVHLVAPTASLAGKRETHPALMQLFVQAANAVHSEAGWFQRKGEFPNARNTEWPLSKEAERFYRTGPPWLQQYLPFWLANLIDRMWVALVSIIAILIPLSRVVPPLYEFRIRSRIFRWYGQLRAVENAQGDRPAEELLGDLDAIEHKVGQVTVPLSYADELYALRSHINLVRRRLEGMRSPPDRLAPGRDEELAPAAPARAETSKTT
- a CDS encoding Do family serine endopeptidase, whose product is MKLKALMAALVAGGVLAGTADAFSLKLPGWLKGEDKNEQVGTAPVAPSTATAPAPAAPAVVPAAPVPMLSAPATPNYRAIVKQAGPAVVGVTVEGMTKASAEDQGGLPPGAENDPFFQFFRGLPGFGQRGRGNPSVPFRGQGSGFIISADGLILTNAHVVRGAKEVTVKLTDRREFSAKVLGSDTATDIAVLKIDAKDLPVVRLGNPQQLEVGDPVLAIGSPFGFEQTATQGIVSAKGRSLPGDAVVPFIQTDAAVNPGNSGGPLFDGSGSVVGINAQIYSQSGGYMGLAFAIPIDVALKVKDQIVKTGKASHARLGVSVQELNQTLAQSFGLPRPDGALVANVAPNSAAEKAGLKAGDVIAQVNGQPIARSGELSSVIGMSSPGEKVKLKVWRDRNWQDIEVKLGAAEDPGKPIAEADSAAPGGQLGLALRPLTREERQLAKVDQGLLVENAAGPAARAGIEPGDVLLSVNGKPVTSVDQVKSVLQGKPKSVALLVQRDGEKIFVPVNLG
- a CDS encoding ATP-binding protein → MNSLRVRLLVALLLLLALAAVIMGALAYRSVLTETESLFDYQLRQMALSLRDQGEIAPDQARAFADEQLDFVIQIWTVDGRSIYASRPHSDLPARALLGFADVAVGSQVWRTFSVATPERVIQVAQPLQIRERLAANAALRSVTPLLLIAPVMALVVWWLAALTLAPLRAVAADVRRRDAQSLAPLHSHGQPEEVAPLVEALNALLQRLAQARDTQRAFVSDAAHELRSPLTALKLQLEMLKRAPDGAARAAAVESLSAGIERAARLVEQLLALARSEPGAPPAPQEPLDLSEVVREAVADTVPFALSRQVDVELFADDPVCLRGDRTALAAMARNLVDNAVRYGPGGSRVEVRVSRDDGAAQLQVDDAGPGIPPHERERVFDRFFRGASREEHGTGLGLAIVKSVAAMHGAQVLLATSPLGGLRVSVSFPLTLA
- a CDS encoding carboxypeptidase regulatory-like domain-containing protein translates to MTLLSVTAAFVSCAALAQGALPPEQRIGDIAFVTGGVGDEQATVFKQAMPSYPLAIEVLRTSSGRGEYTSGAQVVVTTRSGNPVLSARAEGPFMLVRVPPGDYQVQATLSGRVLTRDVSVGAGGSARAVLAFAGD
- a CDS encoding aminopeptidase P family protein; translated protein: MDIRTSPFRLRIEKVQEALKARGLAALLVPSSDPHLSEYLPERWQGRQWLSGFTGSMGTLAIARDRAAVFADSRYWVQAEKELRDSGIELVKIPTGTATHHVQWLADVAKAGETVGVDGDVLGLASAHHLRTALERAGIRLDTSVDLLADVWPDRPALPAATVYEHREPQAPLPRAAKLAQVRESFLRQGATHHFVSTVDDIAWLFNLRGSDVSYNPVFLAHALIDAHGATLFVGEAKVGTELQARLEADGVKLAPYAQARAALAALPAGASLLIDPRRVTLGLRQSVPAGVTLIESINPSTLLKSRKSEAEARHIREAMAQDGAAMCEFYAWFEQALGRERITELTIDEKLSAARARRPGFVGLSFSTIAGFNANGAMPHYRATPESHAVIEGDGLLLIDSGAQYLGGTTDITRVWPIGTITAAHRRDYTLVLRGTIALSRTRFPRGTLSPMIDAIARVPLWEQGLDYGHGTGHGVGYFLNVHEGPQSISKVIPEPTMAMEPGMITSIEPGLYRPGQWGIRIENLVLNVPAVTPENGAFGEFLEFETLTLCPIDTRCIERGLLRADEIDWLNRYHTVVRERLAPLVTGDALAWLEARTQAL